Part of the Gimesia chilikensis genome, CGCGCTAACCGTTATATCCCTTTGCAGGAGACAGGTGGTTAGAGGATTCCCCTGCTTTTTTTGAAGATCCAGGCAGACTGTTCAAAAACAGTACGCTAAGTTTCAAGTGTCGCTTTTCAGAAACAGCTGCGAAAAAAACACGCGCTGTTTCCCAAAGAAAGCTTTGAAAAACCTCCCAACTTATTCGCAGGGAATCGCGATGCTTGTTCTCAGCCGTAAAAAAGACGAAAAAATTATGATTGGTGATTCAATCACATTGATGGTGATTGAAATCAAGAACGACAAAGTCCGCCTTGGAATCGAAGCACCGAAAGACGTTACCGTACACCGGGAAGAAGTCTACGCTGCGATCAAGGAACAGTCTGCACACGACAGTAAAGACTTTACATCTCACTAGTCGTTTCTGACCGTCTTTCTACCAGCCGCCCGCAGGAATCAGCTGTCTTGTGCCTGCGCCCACATCTTGTCGAACAGTTTGCTCTGTTCTGCCAGGGCCGCCACGGGATCACCTTTGGGTAACTTAC contains:
- the csrA gene encoding carbon storage regulator CsrA gives rise to the protein MLVLSRKKDEKIMIGDSITLMVIEIKNDKVRLGIEAPKDVTVHREEVYAAIKEQSAHDSKDFTSH